From Deltaproteobacteria bacterium:
GAGGGGAGGAGAGCTTCATGTCTCAGGATTGAAGGGAGGGACAAAGGGTTTCTTCATCAGCCTCCTGCGCAGGGAACTCTCCCCCCTGTTTGTCATAACCCCTGATCAAGATGGGGCTGAGGCCTTATGGGAGGATATCCTCTTCTTTACTCCCCCTGAGGAGGAGGAAGGTGTCCTCCTTTTTCCCTTCGATGGTATCCCTTACGGGGACCTCCTTCCCCCCTGGGGTCTTTGTGCCCAAAGGATGAAGGTACTGCGGATGCTCGGTGGGGGGAGGGCCTCCTTGGTCGTTGCCCCCATCCAAGGGCTCCTGGGCAAGGTAATCCCCAAGGATGCCCTTTTTTCATCCCTGATAAGGATCGAGGTAGGGCAAGACAGGGACAGGGAAACCCTGGCAAAGGAACTCATATCCCTGGGCTACACTCGGGTGGAGATGGTGGAGGAGAGGGGGGAGATGAGTCTGCGCGGAGGGATTATGGATATCTATTCCCTCGATCAGGACCTCCCCATCAGGATAGAGTTCTTCGGAGACCAGGTGGACTCCATTCGCACCTTCGATTTGGAGACGCAAAGATCGGTGCAGCGGGTTGAGGAGGCCGTCATAACACCCCTAAAGGTAGAGGGGGAAGGCACCCTGTTCGAATATCTCCCATCCCGGGCACTCGTCTTTATAGATGGTCCCTTAGAGACCTATAAGGAGGCGGAGGAGTTCTGGGAACAGGTGCGCAGACGCGCAACGGAGGATCAGTATCTCCCTTCTCAGACGGTTATGACCATGATCACACAGAGGCCGAGGGTGGAGATAGGGGGCTGGGAGCTTGCCCCCCAGGGAGACCGAGTCCCCCCTCGGGTCACCCTACTTGCCTCCTCTAACGAGGAGCTCAAGAGGGAGGTCAGGACATCTGGTCTGAGGGTCTTGGCGCAGAAGGTCCAAGGGTGGATAAAGGGGAAGTGGGCAGTCTACATCGTCACGCAAACGCCAGGGCAGGCCAAGAGGCTGGGGGAGCTCCTGGAGGATTTAGGTCTGAGGGTGGTGTTTAGGGATTTCTTCCCCTCCCACCCCTTGAGGGATCGTGGTTCCCTGACCATCGTGGTGGGGGACTTAAAGGCTGGTCTCTGCCTCCCCTCGGAGGGGCTGGCGGTGGTGACCGAAGAGGAGATCTTCGGTCTGAAGAGGAGGGTCGGTCGAGGCAAAAGGGCGCAACCCACCCCCTTTTCCGACTTTGAGGGCCTCAGAATGGGGGATTATGTGGTCCATATCGATTATGGGATAGGGGTCTATCAAGGGTTGGTGAAACTGGAGGGGGAGGGGGTGGAGAACGATTACCTCCTGATAGAGTACGAGGGTGGAGACAGGCTCTACGTTCCGGTGGATAGGCTCAATCTGGTCCATAAATATATTGGGACAGGAGATAGGTCACCTAAGCTCGATAAGCTGGGTGGAATCTCTTGGAAGAGGACCACAAAGAAGGTGAAACAGGCGGTCCAACAGGTGGCCAAAGAACTCCTGGATATCTATGCCGCCCGTAAGGCCTTTCAGGGGTTTGCCTTTTCCTCTCGAGATGTCTACTTTAAGGAGTTTGAGGCGGCCTTCGAGTATGAGGAGACCCCTGATCAGGGGGAGGCCATCGAGCAGGTGATGGAGGATATGGAGGAGCCCAAGCCCATGGATAGGTTGATCTGTGGGGATGTGGGTTATGGTAAGACAGAGGTGGCCATCAGGGCGGCCTTTAAGGCTGCCCTGGACAACAAACAGGTGGCCGTTTTGGTCCCTACCACCGTCCTGGCCCAGCAACACTACCTGACCTTCACCTCCAGGCTTAAGGACTACCCGGTGATAGTGGAGAGTCTGAGCAGGTTTAAAACCCCTGTCCAGCAGAGGGAGCTCCTGCAGCGACTAAGGGAGAGGAAGATCGATATCATCGTCGGAACCCACCGCCTCCTCCAAGACGATGTCTCTTTTCAGGAGCTGGGTCTGTTGATCATCGATGAAGAGCATAGATTCGGAGTCTCCCATAAAGAAAGATTAAAAGAGATGAGGAAATTGATGGATTGCCTCACCCTTACCGCCACCCCCATCCCCCGGACCCTACAGATGTCCCTGTTGGGGATCAGAGACCTGAGCTTGATAAATACCCCTCCCCCCAATC
This genomic window contains:
- the mfd gene encoding transcription-repair coupling factor; translated protein: MKEDWFEDKGSPYGIEELLHLTKRAWERGGELHVSGLKGGTKGFFISLLRRELSPLFVITPDQDGAEALWEDILFFTPPEEEEGVLLFPFDGIPYGDLLPPWGLCAQRMKVLRMLGGGRASLVVAPIQGLLGKVIPKDALFSSLIRIEVGQDRDRETLAKELISLGYTRVEMVEERGEMSLRGGIMDIYSLDQDLPIRIEFFGDQVDSIRTFDLETQRSVQRVEEAVITPLKVEGEGTLFEYLPSRALVFIDGPLETYKEAEEFWEQVRRRATEDQYLPSQTVMTMITQRPRVEIGGWELAPQGDRVPPRVTLLASSNEELKREVRTSGLRVLAQKVQGWIKGKWAVYIVTQTPGQAKRLGELLEDLGLRVVFRDFFPSHPLRDRGSLTIVVGDLKAGLCLPSEGLAVVTEEEIFGLKRRVGRGKRAQPTPFSDFEGLRMGDYVVHIDYGIGVYQGLVKLEGEGVENDYLLIEYEGGDRLYVPVDRLNLVHKYIGTGDRSPKLDKLGGISWKRTTKKVKQAVQQVAKELLDIYAARKAFQGFAFSSRDVYFKEFEAAFEYEETPDQGEAIEQVMEDMEEPKPMDRLICGDVGYGKTEVAIRAAFKAALDNKQVAVLVPTTVLAQQHYLTFTSRLKDYPVIVESLSRFKTPVQQRELLQRLRERKIDIIVGTHRLLQDDVSFQELGLLIIDEEHRFGVSHKERLKEMRKLMDCLTLTATPIPRTLQMSLLGIRDLSLINTPPPNRQAIRTYIVNFDQEVIREAILKEVDRGGQVFFVHNRVKDIEGVASMLRGLVPEVRLAVAHGQMRGRTLEEVMMKFVGGEIDLLVCTSIIESGLDIPDANTIIINHAERFGLADLYQLRGRVGRSAQRAFAYLIVPPPQQLSREGLKRLRAIQELSELGSGFRLAMRDLETRGAGNLLGHVQSGHIAEVGFELYNSLLEKAIRELKGEEVKERVTPEISLPIDAFIPAEYIADNNQRLIFYKRLSILEEEEEIEEIKVEMQDRFGHLPPSLLNLLEVIRLKIWLSKFSVQRFEFRDNMAVLSFTPGGMISPEKVVDLIERGDSKYRLTPEMRLIYTSEAKDWRGVLEETRNILQGLT